In Streptomyces sp. NBC_01707, a genomic segment contains:
- a CDS encoding DsbA family protein, protein MSKRNSQANKAAARERLRAERERQAKKDKVRKQVVVGLSIVAVLAVAGGVGYGVMQLNKPSHWEAAKDAKKVTAPKNTSGTDGTTVVVGKSTAKKTLELYEDSRCPICAQFEQTVGETVHKDVDAGKYKVKYVGATFIDNSDNGEGSKNALSALGAALDISPQAFLDYKYALYSAKYHPEEADDKFAKDSYLIEVANTVPELKDNKAFQKNVNDGTYDNWAMKMSETFDKSGVQGTPTLKMDGKTLTGEGTKNAPMTVADFNTAITGALKG, encoded by the coding sequence ATGAGCAAGCGCAACAGCCAGGCCAACAAGGCAGCCGCCCGTGAGCGGCTGCGCGCCGAGCGCGAACGCCAGGCCAAGAAGGACAAGGTCCGCAAGCAGGTCGTCGTCGGCCTCTCGATCGTCGCCGTGCTCGCGGTGGCCGGCGGCGTCGGCTACGGCGTGATGCAGCTGAACAAGCCCTCCCACTGGGAGGCGGCCAAGGACGCGAAGAAGGTCACCGCGCCGAAGAACACGTCGGGCACCGACGGCACGACCGTCGTCGTCGGCAAGTCGACGGCGAAGAAGACCCTCGAGCTGTACGAGGACTCCCGCTGCCCGATCTGCGCCCAGTTCGAGCAGACAGTCGGGGAGACGGTCCACAAGGACGTCGACGCCGGCAAGTACAAGGTCAAGTACGTCGGCGCGACGTTCATCGACAACAGCGACAACGGCGAGGGTTCGAAGAACGCGCTCAGCGCGCTGGGTGCGGCTCTCGACATCAGTCCTCAGGCGTTCCTCGACTACAAGTACGCGCTCTACTCCGCGAAGTACCACCCGGAGGAGGCCGACGACAAGTTCGCCAAGGACTCGTACCTCATCGAGGTCGCGAACACCGTGCCCGAGCTGAAGGACAACAAGGCGTTCCAGAAGAACGTCAACGACGGCACGTACGACAACTGGGCGATGAAGATGTCCGAGACGTTCGACAAGAGCGGCGTCCAGGGCACCCCGACGCTGAAGATGGACGGCAAGACGCTCACCGGCGAGGGCACCAAGAACGCCCCCATGACCGTCGCCGACTTCAACACCGCGATCACCGGCGCCCTGAAGGGCTAA